The Mangifera indica cultivar Alphonso chromosome 19, CATAS_Mindica_2.1, whole genome shotgun sequence nucleotide sequence TAAGGAGGTTTAGGAGACTTCCGGTCGGGGAGGCAAAAATATCTGGATCGGGGACACTAAACATTTTGACAGTGAAATACATCGATTGAGCGACGTCGTTTAAAGACACTTAGACCTTTACAATTTTTCTATACGTCTTAATGCCTCTTAATTGGCAATTCAAACCCAGCTTCAGTCTTCAGAAAAGGGTTGAGAGCTTCGTGGTTCCCAGAAAATTTAAAAGACATTAAGATGCACGGCAAAAGGCAAAATTAAATTCACCCTTATCCTGTAAGGATTAGAGAAAATGCACATTACCGCATCCAAGAGATAATTTGAATGACAGTGAAGTTATTCCATGTATAAGAGGTATGAACTCAAATTTCTTcctatgatattttaaaaataaacttttgacTAATCCGATACttacgaaaaaaaaaagaaaatagaagcacatcatcatcattcatcaACATTAAGTATCCAAGCTCTTATCAAAACCCATACATAAGACAGTGGTTTAAAGCAGCAATTCCAGgttgcaaaaatgaaaaaaaaataaaatctttctgTGCTGGTTAGGTCATTATAGttccaataataataatgagatttGGGGACATTGAACAATCTCATCACGGCATTACTTGAAACTGTTTTGCTTTACATAAAGTCAAGCCTAATCTGGACGATTCCATAGAATACAAAAAAACTGGTGAAGATAAAATCCTTATAGTCTTGCAAGTTAGTTTGAGACACCTTACAAAAGGTACAAATTTTGCAGCTTCAGAAAAGCTGTCTTTGAGAACTCAATTCTAACGCCATCAACTTCCAggaggaagaaaagaaataagaacACTACTTCAAGTCATTGCTATTAATTATGCATTCTGAAGTCTGGAGAGTTACACAACAATGGTGACAGAGGTTGTCTTGCAGCCAGATCCAGATCCAGATCCAGCTCAATCTTCTTCTCAACTGGGCTACTCATTTTAGGACTTGATTTTCACTTGTTTGACTGTCAAAACGGAAGCATCTCAAATATTGTACAAAACTAATGGCTGTTATTTATCAAATGCAATAACACAAACACACACAGTTCTGCCACCTCTCTGTGCTTACCTTGGCAGATGCACTGCTAGTTTGCTTTCCATTGGAATCATTACGGTTCCTGTGTCTGTGGAGTTGTCTCAATAACTTTTTATTCtccttattcaatattttgttttcttcatatAGCAATTTCACCTGTATGTTTCAGATCAAAGCAAGTTACACTGAGTATGTGAACTCAAGCAGATACAAATTATGtagtaatgataataataagaACCTCCTCTTCAGCTGTATCAAGGTTCACCCTAAGACATTCTTTATCCTTCTCAAGTGTCCTAACTACAGCAGCTAGCGATATGACCTTTTGAGTTGATGGCCTCAAACTACCACAGAACGAGAAAGGGTttcagaaaacaaattaaaagatgTTTCTTACATCTGTTGTACAGTTTGACATAATGCAAGTCTACTGAAAGTTTCAACAATTGAATAAGGTCTGCTTATTAACCTAGACAGCCAAATAATGGCAACAACCAAAAAAAGGGAGAAGCTCCTCACCTTTTCCACATTTTCAGCAATGAGTGACATAATTCATGACCGCCATTAGCTTCCAAGAATGCATGACCAGACATAAGATCATCATCACTGACTAATGCTGCTAAAACAGACTCGAGTGAATTTTCTTCCATAGCAGTGCTCTCAGCAGAAGA carries:
- the LOC123203594 gene encoding uncharacterized protein LOC123203594, which translates into the protein MGNSSAESTAMEENSLESVLAALVSDDDLMSGHAFLEANGGHELCHSLLKMWKSLRPSTQKVISLAAVVRTLEKDKECLRVNLDTAEEEVKLLYEENKILNKENKKLLRQLHRHRNRNDSNGKQTSSASAKSNK